The Desulfovibrio sp. Fe33 genome includes a window with the following:
- a CDS encoding ComF family protein, protein MRQTILRLFRGLGLGAGRCPVCGTVMADGSRALCETCAGALPLRIGGLCPTCGTMSGRESDPPCQCPDCRLEPPPWDELYFHGPYAGRMRELIIGYKFGNRYDRNRLLATLGIEAFEARRARTPDAVVPVPLHGRRLAWRGFNQSAEIARGLARRLKRPLLLDGLERTRNTPPQTSFGFKERQTNIKGAFAANPDRVEGRRVLLVDDVYTTGSTLRECARTLLHAGCAGVDVLVLARTKRDSASRE, encoded by the coding sequence ATGCGCCAAACAATCCTGCGCCTTTTCCGGGGACTCGGCCTGGGGGCCGGACGCTGCCCCGTATGCGGCACCGTCATGGCGGACGGCTCGCGCGCGCTGTGCGAAACCTGCGCCGGGGCACTGCCCTTGCGCATCGGCGGCCTGTGCCCGACATGCGGCACCATGTCCGGCCGGGAAAGCGACCCGCCCTGTCAGTGCCCGGATTGCCGGCTGGAACCGCCGCCCTGGGACGAACTCTATTTTCACGGTCCCTATGCGGGGCGGATGCGCGAACTCATCATCGGCTACAAATTCGGAAACAGGTACGACCGCAACCGGCTCCTGGCCACGCTGGGAATCGAGGCCTTCGAGGCGCGCCGGGCGCGCACTCCCGACGCAGTGGTTCCCGTGCCCCTGCACGGCAGGCGGCTCGCCTGGCGCGGCTTCAACCAGAGCGCCGAAATCGCGCGGGGGCTGGCCCGGCGGCTGAAACGCCCCCTTCTGCTCGACGGCCTTGAACGCACCCGGAACACCCCGCCCCAAACCAGCTTCGGTTTCAAGGAGCGTCAAACCAACATCAAAGGAGCCTTCGCCGCCAACCCGGACAGGGTCGAAGGCAGGCGGGTGCTCCTGGTGGACGATGTCTACACGACCGGGTCAACCCTGCGGGAATGCGCCCGAACCCTCCTGCACGCGGGCTGCGCCGGAGTGGACGTTCTTGTCCTTGCCCGGACAAAGCGCGACTCCGCAAGCCGGGAATAG
- the rpmA gene encoding 50S ribosomal protein L27: MAHKKAGGSSRNGRDSAGQRRGVKRFGGQEVLAGNILVRQLGTKFHPGDGVGMGKDYTLFALVDGVVKFEKFTRKKIVKTRVSVTPAEG, translated from the coding sequence ATGGCTCATAAGAAAGCTGGTGGTAGCTCCAGAAACGGTCGCGACAGTGCCGGACAACGGCGCGGTGTGAAGCGTTTCGGCGGACAGGAAGTCCTCGCCGGAAACATCCTCGTGCGTCAGCTCGGAACCAAATTTCATCCCGGCGATGGTGTCGGCATGGGCAAGGACTACACCCTGTTCGCCCTGGTCGACGGCGTTGTCAAATTTGAAAAGTTCACTCGCAAGAAGATCGTCAAGACTCGCGTGAGTGTTACGCCCGCCGAGGGATAG
- the obgE gene encoding GTPase ObgE — protein MKFVDEATIKVASGKGGNGCASLRREANLPKGGPDGGDGGKGGDVIFRGSERLISLYDFRLKRHYAARNGQPGMGRDRYGKAAEDLIVDLPVGTLVFEIIEDEDGATREELIADLVEDGTEIVICEGGRGGRGNLHFKSSVNRTPRYAEPGFPGEEKQIRLELKILADVGLLGLPSAGKSTFISKVSAARPKIAAYPFTTLVPNLGVIENDDFTRMVIADIPGLIEGASEGRGLGITFLKHVERTRFLVHILAAEDVNRDDPAGGYAMLNQELRQYNAEMGDKPQIKVINKIDTLSEEELADMKAKVEASGERIFFISALTGEGIDELVAEMWRQLALLEEA, from the coding sequence ATGAAATTCGTAGACGAAGCGACCATCAAAGTGGCGTCCGGCAAGGGCGGCAACGGTTGCGCCAGCCTGCGGCGCGAAGCCAACCTGCCCAAGGGCGGGCCTGACGGCGGCGACGGCGGCAAGGGCGGCGACGTGATTTTTCGCGGCTCCGAACGGCTGATTTCCCTTTACGACTTCCGCCTGAAACGCCACTACGCGGCCAGAAACGGCCAGCCCGGCATGGGCCGCGACCGTTACGGCAAAGCCGCCGAAGACCTGATCGTAGATCTGCCCGTGGGCACTCTCGTCTTCGAGATCATCGAAGATGAGGACGGCGCCACCCGAGAAGAACTCATTGCCGACCTGGTTGAGGACGGCACTGAAATCGTCATCTGCGAAGGCGGACGAGGCGGACGCGGCAACCTGCACTTCAAATCCTCCGTCAACCGCACTCCGCGCTATGCCGAACCCGGCTTCCCCGGAGAGGAAAAACAGATCCGCCTGGAACTGAAGATCCTGGCCGACGTGGGCCTGCTTGGCCTGCCCTCGGCAGGCAAGTCCACCTTTATCTCCAAGGTGTCCGCGGCCCGGCCCAAGATCGCGGCCTACCCGTTCACCACGCTGGTGCCCAACCTCGGCGTCATCGAAAACGACGACTTCACCCGCATGGTCATCGCCGATATCCCCGGACTCATCGAAGGGGCCAGCGAGGGACGCGGCCTGGGCATCACCTTCCTCAAGCATGTGGAACGCACCCGTTTCCTGGTCCATATCCTGGCAGCCGAGGACGTCAACCGTGACGACCCCGCAGGCGGTTACGCCATGCTCAATCAGGAGCTGCGCCAGTACAACGCCGAGATGGGAGACAAGCCGCAGATCAAGGTCATCAACAAGATCGACACCCTGTCCGAGGAAGAGCTTGCCGACATGAAGGCCAAGGTCGAAGCATCGGGCGAACGCATCTTCTTCATCTCCGCCCTGACCGGCGAAGGCATCGACGAACTGGTTGCCGAAATGTGGCGGCAACTCGCCCTGCTCGAAGAAGCTTAG
- the proB gene encoding glutamate 5-kinase: MTKSRITRDNLLDDVRRVVIKVGSAVVTTGDGLNNSAINRLADQISALSDRGLDVVLVTSGAVAAGRQRIFERTSRQRHNGKDMASRQAASAVGQGRLMHDYDEAFARHGKVTAQVLLTRSGLKLRERFLNARNTMERLLEWGVIPIVNENDTVSTRELEFGDNDTLGAMCLGLVCADIFINLTSADGVFDRNPDGNPDARPIPLIEDIASMDLEAMCDGKTNVGTGGMYSKLRAARRAAQLGVPTLIVSGKGQFDILAVLNGGEGGTLVLPDDRVVSSKKFWLAYHDNPCGAVLVDAGAANALMTKGTSLLPIGITAVEGCFDRGALIFIKTTDGNELGVGQTNYSADELNRIKGKRTDELAAVIGPTVSDEAVHRDNMLLDAAI, from the coding sequence ATGACAAAATCGCGCATAACCAGAGATAATCTCCTCGACGACGTCCGGCGTGTGGTAATCAAGGTCGGCTCCGCAGTGGTCACTACCGGCGACGGCCTGAACAATTCCGCAATCAACCGGCTCGCGGACCAGATTTCCGCCTTGTCCGACAGGGGCCTCGACGTGGTCCTGGTCACGTCGGGCGCGGTGGCCGCAGGCAGGCAGCGCATCTTCGAACGGACCAGCAGGCAACGGCACAACGGCAAGGACATGGCCTCCCGGCAGGCCGCTTCCGCCGTGGGCCAGGGACGCCTGATGCACGATTACGACGAGGCGTTCGCCCGCCACGGCAAGGTCACGGCCCAGGTTTTGCTGACCCGTAGCGGACTCAAGCTCCGCGAACGGTTCCTCAACGCCCGCAACACCATGGAGCGGCTTCTGGAATGGGGCGTCATCCCCATCGTCAACGAAAACGACACCGTGTCCACCCGGGAGCTGGAATTCGGCGACAACGACACCCTCGGCGCCATGTGCCTGGGGCTTGTCTGCGCCGACATCTTCATCAACCTGACCTCCGCCGACGGCGTCTTCGACAGGAACCCGGACGGCAACCCGGACGCCAGGCCCATCCCGCTCATCGAGGACATCGCATCCATGGACCTCGAAGCCATGTGCGACGGCAAGACCAACGTGGGCACGGGCGGCATGTACTCCAAACTTCGCGCGGCGCGGCGGGCGGCCCAGTTGGGCGTCCCCACCCTGATCGTTTCCGGCAAGGGCCAATTCGACATCCTCGCGGTGTTGAACGGCGGCGAGGGCGGAACCCTCGTCCTGCCCGACGACCGGGTGGTCTCCAGCAAAAAATTCTGGCTGGCCTACCACGATAACCCATGCGGAGCAGTCCTGGTCGACGCTGGCGCGGCCAACGCCCTGATGACCAAGGGGACCTCGCTCCTGCCCATCGGCATCACCGCAGTCGAAGGCTGTTTCGACCGTGGGGCGCTCATTTTCATCAAGACCACGGACGGGAACGAACTCGGCGTGGGCCAAACCAACTACTCCGCGGACGAACTGAACCGCATCAAAGGCAAACGCACCGACGAGCTGGCTGCCGTCATCGGTCCCACGGTCTCCGACGAGGCCGTTCACCGCGACAACATGCTCCTTGACGCGGCCATCTGA
- the rplU gene encoding 50S ribosomal protein L21 — MFAIIETGGKQYRVEEGLELNVDLLKADAGDALSIDSVLLVDKDGDTMIGAPYVEGAKVECEVLGHLRGEKVVVFHKLSKKDARKTQGHRQDYTKLKVNSIKA; from the coding sequence ATGTTCGCTATCATCGAGACCGGCGGAAAACAGTACCGCGTTGAGGAAGGTCTTGAACTCAATGTAGATTTGCTGAAGGCTGATGCCGGCGACGCGCTGAGCATCGATTCCGTTCTCCTGGTTGACAAGGACGGCGACACCATGATCGGCGCCCCCTATGTCGAGGGCGCGAAGGTCGAGTGCGAAGTTCTGGGCCACCTCCGCGGCGAAAAAGTCGTGGTCTTCCACAAGCTGTCCAAGAAAGACGCTCGCAAGACTCAGGGTCACCGCCAGGATTACACCAAACTGAAAGTCAATTCCATCAAGGCCTAA
- a CDS encoding MFS transporter: MRRLYLDRNLQFVFGVTLMAVLGVSSIIPALPDIMKGLHLGPVQIGLVISAFTLPGVLFSPLVGILADRMGRKVLLVPSLFIFSGFGFACFFAQTMQQLLILRFFQGVGAAPLGVLYSTMIGDLYHGQERGQAMGYNASVLAMGTAGYPALGGFLALLGWNYPFLLPLLAVPLGLSILFFMNTPEPQKTGSLKEYFTDAFRRMKTRETMALFATTLLTFIILYGPLVTYLPILLNHRFSASPATIGLVFLVASGFTGIASFQLGKLTQRFGQRSLLMTAAVLYGLAMALTPYAPSLVMTIPPVICFGLAQGLNIPTVMTMLTTIAPMEQRGAFMAANGLLLRLAQTIAPMIMGGLYALSGMSAVYWGGFVCAVAILVLARLCIVNTVPTSNPPVNSDR; this comes from the coding sequence ATGCGCAGGCTCTATCTCGACCGCAACCTCCAATTCGTATTCGGGGTCACGCTCATGGCCGTGCTCGGGGTGTCGTCCATCATCCCCGCGCTGCCGGACATCATGAAGGGCCTCCACCTCGGGCCGGTGCAGATAGGCCTGGTCATTTCCGCGTTCACCCTCCCGGGGGTGCTCTTCTCCCCGCTTGTCGGCATCCTGGCCGACCGCATGGGCCGCAAGGTGCTGCTGGTGCCTTCGCTGTTCATATTCAGCGGCTTCGGCTTCGCCTGTTTCTTCGCCCAGACCATGCAGCAGCTCCTGATCCTGCGTTTCTTCCAGGGAGTGGGCGCGGCTCCGCTGGGCGTGCTCTATTCGACCATGATCGGAGACCTGTACCACGGCCAGGAACGCGGACAGGCCATGGGGTACAACGCCTCGGTGCTGGCCATGGGCACGGCCGGATACCCCGCCCTGGGCGGATTCCTGGCCCTGCTCGGCTGGAACTACCCCTTCCTTCTTCCCCTGCTGGCCGTTCCCCTCGGGCTGTCCATCCTCTTTTTCATGAACACCCCCGAGCCCCAGAAGACCGGCAGCCTCAAGGAATATTTCACCGACGCCTTCCGGCGGATGAAGACGCGCGAGACCATGGCCCTGTTCGCCACCACCCTGCTGACCTTCATCATCCTGTACGGGCCGTTGGTCACCTACCTGCCCATCCTGCTCAACCACAGGTTCTCGGCCTCGCCCGCAACCATCGGCCTGGTCTTCCTGGTCGCCTCGGGCTTCACGGGCATCGCCTCTTTCCAACTCGGCAAGCTGACACAGCGTTTCGGCCAGCGTTCCCTGCTCATGACCGCCGCCGTGCTCTACGGATTGGCCATGGCGCTCACGCCGTACGCCCCGTCGCTCGTCATGACCATCCCGCCCGTCATCTGCTTCGGCCTGGCCCAGGGGCTGAACATCCCCACCGTCATGACCATGCTGACCACCATCGCGCCCATGGAGCAGCGCGGAGCGTTCATGGCCGCCAACGGCCTGCTCCTGCGCCTCGCCCAAACCATTGCGCCGATGATAATGGGCGGCCTCTACGCCCTGTCCGGCATGTCCGCCGTCTACTGGGGCGGATTCGTCTGCGCTGTCGCCATTCTGGTCCTGGCCAGGCTATGCATCGTCAACACCGTCCCGACCTCTAACCCTCCGGTAAATTCAGACCGATAA